From the genome of Streptomyces sp. NBC_01116, one region includes:
- a CDS encoding very short patch repair endonuclease, with protein sequence MPPEGSWASSAARRRNMQAIRSRDTKPERLIRRLVHANGLRYRVAARPLPDLRRTADMVFRPAKVAVFIDGCYWHGCPEHYVSPKTNPGYWSEKVVRNVARDRDTDERLSAAGWLVLRFWEHQSSDACALAIISAVRERRNDLPG encoded by the coding sequence ATCCCTCCAGAGGGTTCGTGGGCGTCCTCGGCCGCGCGGCGGCGGAACATGCAGGCGATCCGGAGCAGGGACACGAAACCGGAACGTCTGATCCGCAGGCTCGTCCACGCGAACGGCCTGCGCTACCGGGTGGCCGCAAGGCCACTGCCTGACCTTCGCCGGACCGCTGACATGGTCTTCCGTCCGGCGAAGGTGGCCGTCTTCATTGATGGCTGCTACTGGCACGGCTGCCCGGAGCACTACGTTTCCCCAAAGACCAACCCGGGTTACTGGTCAGAGAAAGTAGTCAGGAACGTCGCCCGCGACCGGGACACCGACGAGCGGCTCTCCGCCGCCGGCTGGCTCGTTCTGCGGTTCTGGGAGCACCAGAGCTCAGACGCTTGCGCCCTGGCGATCATCAGCGCTGTCCGCGAGCGCAGGAACGACCTGCCCGGGTAG
- a CDS encoding Z1 domain-containing protein, translating into MTDPLLNLHADVLAAMQRGGPRNFDRLTFALSEEEEPADTEQGRFRDRVAGSGPGDELTALWHRTLTAWDLAEQADWSTAPPRTDERRAHAYDRLGFDAGLRKVLDHAVPVFKEPGPTIISTTPTSWYSRDTAAVRSFYWTAYEQLLRRKGWSDAAVASLDEASHAVVERLADPMRPEAYGARGLVVGYVQSGKTANFTGVTAKAIDAGYRLVIVLGGTLNLLRGQTQRRLDMELIGQENILRGADPDDPEALIGVDYQDDEDWPEKFVCHHGRPSTLGAFDIERLTTRDDDYKSLATGIRALEFDKQVRTQPLHVPDNLHRAAARVMVVKKNKSVLSKLIKDLKKIGGPLLSEIPTLIIDDESDQASVNTTDPKKWEEGKVGRSAINRQISELLGLLPRAQYVGYTATPFANVFVDPGDGEDIFPRDFLISLPRPTGYMGVQDFHDLDRTDESAVGSAERSHVRGIYDDAHGDRLAEALDAFVLSGALKLYRAAQDPSLEGSFRHHTMLVHESMRMAEHAALALRISSLWHRAAYTGQEGHARLAALLTSDFQPFADDGLPTPASYEDLRPYVSRARQLINSGGTPVLVVNGDTERDYDQPELDFDRTPNVWKILVGGTKLSRGFTVEGLTVTYYRRRTQQADTLMQMGRWFGFRPGYRDLVRLYIGRAEPVGRNGTVDLYEAFEAICRDEETFRAQLARYATLIDGKPQVTPAQIPPLVSQHLSWLKPSARNKMFNAELVEIRSPGEWVEPTAYPTAPADLRHNAEVWRPVLASLDPDPQVFVTLSEGDQGSYIRYQARTAVLSHSQLLGVMRELAWGRPDLLAPHLEYLSDASDAGCATDDWILMLPQTSGVTSVRAELPGTEPLTLVQRKRNALGVFNRISGVSHRQSAERIAGRRPLCEDDPFATQFHQPRRGALLLYPTVDPALGSPANLVTHGAIDPAKVVMAAALIPAVGSARSQMTSVRFRAIDSSRPGDAVVSTVR; encoded by the coding sequence ATGACCGACCCCCTGCTCAACCTCCACGCGGACGTCCTCGCCGCGATGCAGCGCGGCGGCCCCCGGAACTTCGACAGGCTCACCTTCGCCCTCTCCGAGGAGGAAGAACCCGCCGACACGGAACAGGGCCGGTTCCGCGACCGTGTAGCGGGTTCGGGCCCGGGCGACGAGCTGACCGCGCTGTGGCACCGGACGCTCACCGCCTGGGACCTCGCGGAGCAGGCGGACTGGTCGACGGCCCCGCCCCGCACGGACGAACGGCGGGCACACGCGTACGACCGCCTCGGCTTCGACGCCGGCCTGCGCAAGGTGCTGGACCACGCGGTCCCGGTGTTCAAGGAGCCCGGCCCCACGATCATCAGCACCACGCCGACCTCGTGGTACTCCCGTGACACGGCCGCGGTCCGGTCCTTCTACTGGACCGCGTACGAGCAACTCCTGCGCCGCAAAGGCTGGTCGGACGCCGCCGTGGCGAGCCTCGACGAGGCGAGCCACGCCGTGGTCGAGCGGCTCGCGGACCCGATGCGCCCCGAGGCCTACGGCGCCCGGGGCCTGGTCGTCGGATACGTCCAGTCCGGCAAGACCGCCAACTTCACCGGCGTCACGGCCAAGGCCATCGACGCCGGATACCGCCTTGTCATCGTCCTCGGCGGCACACTGAACCTGCTGCGCGGACAGACCCAACGCCGCCTGGACATGGAGCTGATCGGCCAGGAGAACATCCTGCGCGGCGCGGACCCCGACGACCCGGAAGCCCTGATCGGCGTCGACTACCAGGACGACGAGGACTGGCCGGAGAAGTTCGTGTGCCACCACGGCCGCCCGTCCACGCTCGGCGCCTTCGACATCGAGCGCCTCACCACCCGGGACGACGACTACAAGAGCCTCGCCACCGGGATCCGCGCCCTCGAATTCGACAAGCAGGTCCGCACACAGCCGCTGCACGTGCCGGACAACCTCCACCGCGCCGCCGCCCGCGTGATGGTCGTGAAGAAGAACAAGTCCGTCCTGAGCAAGCTCATCAAGGACCTCAAGAAGATCGGCGGCCCGCTGCTCTCCGAGATCCCGACACTGATCATCGACGACGAGTCGGACCAGGCGTCCGTCAACACGACGGACCCGAAGAAGTGGGAGGAGGGCAAGGTCGGCCGCTCGGCGATCAACCGCCAGATCTCCGAACTGCTGGGGCTCCTCCCCCGCGCCCAGTACGTGGGCTACACCGCGACGCCGTTCGCCAACGTCTTCGTCGACCCCGGCGACGGTGAGGACATCTTCCCGCGCGACTTCCTGATCTCCCTGCCGCGCCCGACGGGCTACATGGGCGTCCAGGACTTCCACGACCTGGACCGCACCGACGAGTCGGCCGTCGGGAGCGCCGAGCGGTCACACGTACGCGGCATCTACGACGACGCCCACGGAGACCGGCTCGCGGAGGCCCTCGACGCCTTCGTCCTCTCCGGCGCGCTGAAGCTGTACCGCGCGGCCCAGGACCCCTCTCTCGAGGGCAGCTTCCGGCACCACACGATGCTCGTCCACGAGTCCATGCGCATGGCCGAGCACGCCGCCCTGGCCCTGCGGATCAGCTCGCTCTGGCACCGGGCCGCCTACACGGGCCAGGAGGGCCACGCCCGCCTGGCGGCCCTCCTCACCTCGGACTTCCAGCCCTTCGCCGACGACGGACTGCCCACGCCCGCCTCGTACGAGGACCTGAGGCCGTACGTCTCCCGCGCCCGCCAGCTGATCAACTCGGGCGGGACGCCGGTGCTCGTCGTCAACGGCGACACCGAACGCGACTACGACCAACCCGAGCTGGACTTCGACCGGACCCCCAACGTGTGGAAGATCCTCGTCGGCGGTACGAAGCTCTCCCGAGGCTTCACGGTCGAGGGCCTGACGGTGACGTACTACCGCCGCAGGACCCAGCAGGCCGACACCCTGATGCAGATGGGCCGCTGGTTCGGCTTCCGCCCCGGCTACCGCGACCTGGTACGCCTCTACATCGGCCGCGCGGAACCCGTGGGCAGGAACGGGACCGTCGACCTGTACGAGGCCTTCGAGGCGATCTGCCGCGACGAGGAGACGTTCCGCGCCCAGCTCGCCCGCTACGCCACCCTGATCGACGGCAAGCCACAGGTGACCCCGGCCCAGATCCCGCCCCTGGTCTCCCAGCACCTCTCCTGGCTGAAGCCGTCCGCCCGCAACAAGATGTTCAACGCGGAACTGGTGGAGATCCGCTCCCCGGGCGAATGGGTCGAACCGACGGCCTACCCGACCGCCCCGGCGGACCTGCGCCACAACGCGGAGGTGTGGCGGCCGGTGCTGGCGTCACTGGATCCCGACCCCCAGGTGTTCGTCACCTTGTCCGAAGGAGACCAGGGCAGCTACATCCGCTACCAGGCCAGGACCGCCGTACTCAGCCACAGTCAATTGCTCGGCGTCATGCGGGAGCTGGCCTGGGGCCGCCCGGATCTGCTCGCCCCGCACTTGGAATACCTGAGCGATGCCAGCGACGCCGGGTGCGCGACGGACGACTGGATCCTGATGCTGCCCCAGACTTCCGGAGTCACCAGCGTCCGGGCGGAGTTGCCTGGAACTGAGCCGCTTACTCTCGTACAGCGCAAGCGCAATGCGCTGGGAGTGTTCAACCGTATCTCCGGCGTCTCCCATCGCCAGTCCGCCGAGCGGATCGCCGGCCGCCGGCCACTCTGTGAAGACGACCCTTTCGCCACCCAGTTCCACCAGCCGCGACGCGGGGCGCTGCTCCTCTACCCAACCGTGGACCCCGCACTCGGATCCCCAGCGAACCTGGTGACGCACGGGGCTATCGACCCGGCGAAGGTGGTGATGGCAGCTGCCCTGATCCCTGCCGTCGGCTCGGCGCGCAGTCAGATGACCAGCGTCAGGTTCCGCGCCATCGACTCGTCCCGCCCAGGTGATGCTGTCGTCAGCACCGTGAGATAA
- a CDS encoding SEC-C domain-containing protein, protein MRPDTPADHTTEAERLLRTAAQYPEDHEPLVLQAAAHLELAGDRARASTLYDDLLGAPEATVDNPHLIKSLKAANLWEYGHEAEARAIIDGIRIAGPLDAAPWQVAAETLEAHDELESAHDFLSTALTLLLAPGEEVPYAVQSLLTGRHRVRRLMGLDHDAWDELAGELHTAPVPLDELHDPKRLWALGSSDPVELKAEITRLRAELGTYRTALSRPFPVAVLHWPEDELRELLTAYPALTEEYVDRATHLDRLEAALRDLHAAGTPNLGIVTGTVPSYEAFAASEAASPSAPGLLPQYATTLAARGRAIPWPPSRTAACWCGSGETYGRCHGV, encoded by the coding sequence ATGCGCCCCGACACGCCTGCCGACCACACCACCGAAGCCGAGCGCCTGCTCCGCACCGCGGCGCAGTACCCCGAGGACCACGAACCGCTGGTCCTCCAGGCCGCGGCCCACCTGGAACTCGCGGGCGACCGCGCCCGCGCGAGCACGCTCTACGACGACCTGCTCGGGGCCCCCGAGGCCACCGTCGACAACCCGCACCTGATCAAGTCCCTGAAGGCGGCCAACCTCTGGGAGTACGGCCACGAGGCCGAGGCCAGGGCGATCATCGACGGCATCCGTATCGCGGGCCCCCTGGACGCGGCGCCGTGGCAGGTGGCCGCGGAGACCCTGGAGGCGCACGACGAGCTGGAGTCGGCGCACGACTTCCTCTCGACCGCGCTGACCCTGCTGCTGGCCCCCGGCGAGGAGGTCCCGTACGCCGTCCAGTCCCTGCTGACCGGCCGCCACCGGGTGCGCAGGCTGATGGGCCTGGACCACGACGCCTGGGACGAGCTGGCCGGCGAGCTGCACACGGCCCCGGTCCCCCTGGACGAACTCCACGACCCCAAGCGCCTGTGGGCGCTGGGCTCCTCGGACCCGGTCGAGCTGAAGGCCGAGATCACCCGCCTCCGCGCGGAACTGGGCACCTACCGCACGGCCCTGTCCCGCCCGTTCCCGGTCGCCGTCCTGCACTGGCCCGAGGACGAACTGCGCGAACTGCTCACCGCGTACCCGGCGTTGACCGAGGAGTACGTGGACCGCGCCACGCACCTGGACCGCCTGGAGGCCGCACTCCGCGACCTCCACGCGGCGGGCACCCCGAACCTGGGCATCGTGACCGGCACGGTCCCCTCGTACGAGGCGTTCGCCGCCTCGGAGGCCGCGTCCCCGTCCGCCCCGGGCCTCCTCCCCCAGTACGCCACGACCCTCGCCGCCCGGGGCCGCGCCATCCCCTGGCCCCCGTCCCGCACGGCCGCCTGCTGGTGCGGCAGCGGGGAGACCTACGGGAGGTGCCACGGGGTGTGA
- a CDS encoding sodium:solute symporter, with translation MNAVVATSVFAVFMVATVALGLLALRGRGKGGGLAEWSVGGRSLGPVFIWVLMAGEGYTSFSYLGAAGWGYNYGAPVLYVVAYMSCGYAIGYVVGPMLWGYARRHGLVGITDMVAHRFGRPWLGAVVAVLATVFLLPYIQLQITGMGVVLSVISYGAVSLNWAYFVAFAVTTGFVVVSGLRGSAWVSVLKDVLVIATLGFLALYVPLHYFDGYGPFLDRLVTEKSDWLTLPGHGGGGSGGGDGSGLGELWFISTTFLNSLTVVIFPTTVAGYLGARNADALRRNAMYLPAYNVLLFVPMLLGLAALFVVPGLAGAESNLALFKLVVDSLPAWAVGVIGVAAGLSSIVPMAVFMLVIGTMWGRSVLSLVPRLAERQKSAAQVVVVVAGGLALLLTYTAPNTLVRLSLISYEGMAQLLPMVLLALVWRRLTFRGAFSGLIVGVAVVCVLVFSGNDPLGGVNAGLVALAANLAVALAVTFAGPRDADPRPDAEVLAHDPVGEEDEPLADARSTRTVPGRP, from the coding sequence GTGAACGCCGTCGTCGCAACCTCCGTCTTCGCCGTCTTCATGGTCGCCACCGTCGCCCTCGGCCTCCTCGCCCTGCGCGGGCGCGGCAAGGGCGGCGGGCTCGCCGAGTGGTCCGTGGGCGGGCGGAGCCTGGGGCCCGTCTTCATCTGGGTGCTGATGGCGGGCGAGGGCTACACCAGCTTCAGCTATCTGGGGGCCGCCGGCTGGGGCTACAACTACGGGGCGCCCGTGCTGTACGTCGTCGCGTACATGTCGTGCGGTTACGCGATCGGGTACGTCGTCGGGCCGATGCTCTGGGGGTACGCCCGCCGGCACGGCCTCGTCGGGATCACCGACATGGTCGCCCACCGCTTCGGCCGGCCCTGGCTCGGCGCGGTGGTCGCGGTGCTGGCCACCGTCTTCCTGCTGCCGTACATCCAGCTCCAGATCACCGGCATGGGAGTGGTCCTCTCCGTCATCTCCTACGGGGCCGTCAGCCTGAACTGGGCCTACTTCGTCGCCTTCGCCGTCACCACCGGCTTCGTCGTGGTCAGCGGGCTGCGCGGCAGCGCCTGGGTGTCCGTGCTGAAGGACGTCCTGGTCATCGCGACCCTGGGGTTCCTCGCGCTGTACGTCCCACTGCACTACTTCGACGGGTACGGGCCCTTCCTCGACCGGCTCGTCACCGAGAAGAGCGACTGGCTGACCCTTCCGGGACACGGGGGCGGCGGGAGCGGGGGCGGTGACGGGAGCGGGCTCGGGGAGCTGTGGTTCATCAGCACCACCTTCCTGAACTCGCTGACCGTCGTCATCTTCCCGACCACCGTCGCCGGATACCTCGGGGCCCGGAACGCCGACGCGCTGCGCCGCAACGCCATGTACCTGCCCGCGTACAACGTCCTGCTCTTCGTCCCGATGCTGCTCGGCCTCGCCGCCCTGTTCGTGGTGCCGGGGCTGGCCGGAGCGGAGTCGAACCTCGCGCTGTTCAAGCTGGTCGTCGACTCGCTGCCCGCCTGGGCGGTCGGCGTCATCGGAGTCGCCGCGGGGCTCTCCTCCATCGTGCCCATGGCCGTGTTCATGCTGGTCATCGGGACGATGTGGGGGCGCAGCGTGCTGTCGCTCGTGCCGCGTCTCGCCGAGCGGCAGAAGTCCGCCGCCCAGGTGGTCGTGGTCGTCGCGGGCGGCCTCGCGCTGCTCCTCACGTACACGGCCCCCAACACCCTCGTACGCCTCTCCCTCATCTCGTACGAGGGGATGGCGCAGCTGCTCCCGATGGTGCTGCTCGCCCTGGTCTGGCGGCGGCTCACCTTCCGGGGCGCGTTCAGCGGGCTGATCGTCGGCGTCGCGGTGGTCTGCGTCCTCGTCTTCAGCGGGAACGATCCGCTGGGAGGCGTGAACGCCGGGCTCGTCGCCCTCGCCGCCAATCTGGCCGTCGCGCTCGCCGTCACCTTCGCCGGGCCCCGCGACGCGGACCCGCGGCCCGACGCCGAGGTGCTGGCCCATGATCCGGTGGGGGAGGAGGACGAGCCCCTCGCCGACGCCCGGAGTACCCGGACCGTCCCGGGCCGCCCGTAG
- a CDS encoding DUF3311 domain-containing protein: MPGVIRRRPQLLWLLVPYVLYLGALPFVNRVTPLVFGVPFLFVWLLGATLLTPVAVWLARRGDRR, translated from the coding sequence GTGCCCGGAGTGATCAGACGACGCCCCCAGTTGCTGTGGCTGCTCGTCCCCTATGTCCTGTACCTCGGTGCGCTGCCGTTCGTGAACCGGGTCACCCCCCTCGTGTTCGGCGTGCCCTTCCTCTTCGTGTGGCTTCTCGGGGCGACCCTCCTCACCCCCGTCGCCGTGTGGCTCGCGCGGAGAGGGGACCGCCGGTGA
- a CDS encoding class E sortase: MSAEFVVTLGVVLLLLVAHQLWWTNREARAEAGRTVQSLQREWDEPAAPEGVGGDAGAREESPRPSASGRGAEAATGAPAASGAPARSRPAPRWDQAYAVLRIPRIGLTAPVAEGTSKGGVLDRGYVGHYARTAQAGQAGNFALAGHRNTHGEPFRRIDRLRSGDRITVETRDAVYEYTVGRRLARTGPSDSGVIAPVPRSNITTSVGYSAPGYYLTLTTCTPEFSSRYRLIVWGELTSMRPR; the protein is encoded by the coding sequence GTGTCGGCCGAGTTCGTCGTGACCCTCGGTGTCGTGCTGCTCCTCCTCGTCGCCCATCAGCTGTGGTGGACCAACCGCGAGGCCCGCGCCGAGGCCGGGCGCACCGTGCAGAGCCTGCAGCGGGAGTGGGACGAGCCGGCCGCCCCGGAGGGCGTCGGCGGTGACGCCGGTGCGCGCGAGGAGAGCCCCCGCCCTTCGGCCTCCGGCCGTGGGGCCGAGGCCGCGACGGGCGCCCCGGCGGCGTCCGGCGCCCCCGCCCGTTCCCGGCCCGCACCCCGCTGGGACCAGGCGTACGCCGTGCTGCGCATCCCCCGGATCGGGCTCACCGCTCCCGTCGCCGAGGGCACCAGCAAGGGCGGGGTGCTCGACCGCGGGTACGTCGGGCACTACGCCCGAACCGCGCAGGCCGGGCAGGCCGGGAACTTCGCGCTCGCCGGGCACCGCAACACCCACGGCGAGCCCTTCCGGCGCATCGACCGGCTGCGGAGCGGCGACCGGATCACCGTCGAGACCCGCGACGCCGTCTACGAGTACACCGTCGGCAGACGGCTCGCGCGGACCGGGCCGTCGGACAGCGGGGTCATCGCGCCCGTGCCGCGCAGCAACATCACGACCTCCGTCGGCTACAGCGCGCCCGGCTACTACCTCACCCTGACCACCTGCACCCCCGAGTTCAGCTCCCGCTACCGGCTCATCGTCTGGGGTGAGCTCACCTCGATGCGCCCGCGGTGA
- a CDS encoding fumarylacetoacetate hydrolase family protein — protein sequence MKLLRVGTAGAERPALLDRDGTLRDLSGIVPDIDGELLADASALARVRSAADAPGVLPALDATGLRIGPPLGRIGKIVCIGLNYHDHAAETGAEIPAEPILFFKAPDTVVGPDDTVLVPRGSRKTDWEVELAVVIGRTARYLETAEEGLAHVAGYATAHDVSEREFQIERGGTWDKGKNCETFNPLGPWLVTADEVPDPQALPLRLWVNGELKQNGTTADQIFPVGEVVRYLSHFMTLYPGDVINTGTPAGVAMGQPEPKPYLNAGDVVELEVEGLGRQRQELKGA from the coding sequence TTGAAGCTGCTTCGAGTCGGTACGGCGGGCGCGGAGCGCCCCGCACTTCTCGATCGCGACGGGACACTGCGTGATCTGTCGGGGATCGTCCCCGACATCGACGGCGAGCTGCTCGCCGACGCCTCCGCGCTCGCGCGGGTACGGTCGGCCGCCGACGCGCCCGGCGTGCTGCCCGCCCTGGACGCGACGGGGCTGCGGATCGGACCGCCGCTCGGGCGCATCGGCAAGATCGTGTGCATCGGGCTGAACTACCACGACCACGCCGCCGAGACGGGTGCGGAGATCCCGGCGGAGCCGATCCTGTTCTTCAAGGCCCCCGACACCGTCGTCGGGCCCGACGACACGGTCCTGGTGCCGCGCGGCAGCCGCAAGACCGACTGGGAGGTCGAGCTGGCCGTCGTCATCGGGCGCACCGCCCGCTACCTGGAGACGGCGGAGGAGGGGCTCGCGCACGTCGCCGGGTACGCGACGGCGCACGACGTGTCCGAGCGCGAGTTCCAGATCGAGCGCGGCGGCACCTGGGACAAGGGCAAGAACTGCGAGACGTTCAACCCGCTGGGCCCCTGGCTGGTCACCGCCGACGAGGTGCCCGACCCGCAGGCCCTGCCGCTGCGGCTCTGGGTCAACGGCGAGCTGAAGCAGAACGGCACCACGGCCGACCAGATCTTCCCGGTCGGCGAGGTCGTCCGCTACCTCAGCCACTTCATGACGCTCTACCCGGGCGACGTGATCAACACCGGTACGCCCGCCGGCGTCGCGATGGGGCAGCCCGAGCCCAAGCCGTACCTGAACGCGGGCGATGTGGTGGAGCTGGAGGTGGAGGGGCTCGGCCGGCAGCGGCAGGAGCTGAAGGGGGCATAG
- a CDS encoding YidC/Oxa1 family membrane protein insertase, producing MSAFMSAFASLVGSLADLLQPFFQTASTAAAIVLFTALVRLAVHPLSRAAARGQKARSRLQPQIAELRRKHGKNPERMQKAIMELHAAEKVSPLSGCLPSLLQMPAFFLLYHLFSSSSIGGEPNALLSHDLLGAPLGGRWHDALADGGVFGAQGWVYLGLFAIVTAVATFNYGRTKRQLAANPMTPAAGPDGQAVPGMGAMAKVMPLMSFFTLITVAVVPLAAALYVVTTTTWTAVERAWLYRDLPVAGSAMATAA from the coding sequence ATGTCCGCCTTCATGTCCGCTTTCGCCAGCCTGGTCGGCTCCCTCGCCGACCTGCTCCAGCCGTTCTTCCAGACCGCGTCCACCGCCGCCGCGATCGTCCTGTTCACCGCGCTCGTCCGGCTGGCGGTCCACCCCTTGTCCCGGGCCGCCGCACGCGGCCAGAAGGCCCGCAGCCGGCTCCAGCCGCAGATCGCCGAACTCCGCAGGAAGCACGGCAAGAACCCGGAGCGGATGCAGAAGGCGATCATGGAGCTGCACGCAGCCGAGAAGGTGTCGCCGCTCTCCGGCTGCCTGCCGAGCCTGCTCCAGATGCCCGCGTTCTTCCTGCTCTACCACCTGTTCTCCAGCAGCTCCATCGGCGGCGAGCCCAACGCGCTGCTCAGCCACGACCTGCTCGGCGCACCGCTCGGCGGGCGCTGGCACGACGCGCTCGCGGACGGCGGGGTGTTCGGTGCGCAGGGGTGGGTCTACCTGGGGCTCTTCGCGATCGTCACCGCCGTCGCCACGTTCAACTACGGGCGTACCAAGCGGCAGCTGGCCGCCAACCCGATGACGCCCGCCGCGGGCCCGGACGGACAGGCCGTGCCGGGTATGGGCGCGATGGCGAAGGTGATGCCGCTGATGTCGTTCTTCACGCTGATCACCGTGGCCGTCGTACCGCTGGCCGCAGCCCTGTACGTCGTCACCACGACCACCTGGACCGCCGTCGAGCGGGCCTGGCTGTACCGCGACCTGCCGGTCGCCGGCAGCGCCATGGCCACCGCGGCGTAA
- a CDS encoding ATP-binding protein, protein MPPYQPSADWQYEIPTAGSKRLPPAARYVESLTHQGYGFEAAVADLVDNSIDAGARNVVISFLRDDQRLVGLLVVDDGSGMNDETLDTAMTVGGRQEYGDSALGHFGAGLKAASLSHADSLTVISRTRRSPSTGRRWLTASARADFTCDIVEPRYCQALVDRYDGLIEWHGTIVRWDRVRAFETITAGQADRFLNDAIEKLETHLGLHLHRFLARDDFNVDIVVEDVTTREELDHRGVEPIDPFGYRISGRPGYPRTFTAPVEGVGEVALTAHIWQPKSPLVSFRGIGPLAERQGFYIYRNDRLVQAGGWNSTRSPEGHLALARIAVDLPSEANDVFSLTVKKDGVSVTPAFARGLEQAVDSAGNDFASYVKEAEATYREAARRATEPQRKAVLPAGKGLDPRLKRTLRDELPELEGEDPITFRWDSLRSDVFFELDREERVVKLNKEYRQVFNGGRRGGLNDAPVVKSMLYLMVNEIFQKERVRATHIDNIALWNSVLVTAARCELAR, encoded by the coding sequence ATGCCGCCCTATCAGCCTTCCGCGGACTGGCAGTACGAGATCCCGACCGCGGGAAGCAAACGTCTGCCGCCCGCGGCCCGTTACGTCGAGTCGCTGACGCACCAGGGATACGGCTTCGAGGCGGCCGTCGCCGACCTCGTCGACAACTCCATCGACGCGGGCGCCCGTAACGTCGTGATCAGCTTCCTCCGGGACGACCAGCGGCTCGTGGGGCTGCTGGTCGTGGACGACGGCTCCGGCATGAACGACGAGACGCTCGACACCGCCATGACGGTCGGCGGGCGCCAGGAGTACGGGGACAGCGCCCTCGGTCACTTCGGCGCGGGCCTCAAGGCCGCCTCGCTCTCGCACGCCGACTCCCTCACCGTGATCAGCCGCACCAGACGCAGTCCGTCGACCGGCCGCCGCTGGCTGACCGCCAGCGCCCGCGCCGACTTCACGTGCGACATCGTGGAGCCCCGCTACTGCCAGGCGCTCGTCGACCGCTACGACGGCCTGATCGAGTGGCACGGCACGATCGTCCGCTGGGACCGGGTCCGCGCCTTCGAGACGATCACCGCCGGCCAGGCCGACCGCTTCCTGAACGACGCCATCGAGAAGCTGGAGACCCACCTCGGTCTCCACCTCCACCGCTTCCTGGCCCGCGACGACTTCAACGTCGACATCGTCGTCGAGGACGTGACGACGCGGGAGGAACTCGACCACCGCGGCGTCGAGCCGATCGACCCGTTCGGCTACCGGATCTCCGGCCGGCCCGGCTACCCGCGCACCTTCACCGCCCCGGTGGAGGGGGTCGGCGAGGTCGCGCTGACCGCCCACATCTGGCAGCCGAAGTCCCCGCTGGTGAGCTTCCGGGGCATCGGACCGCTCGCCGAGCGCCAGGGCTTCTACATCTACCGCAACGACCGGCTCGTCCAGGCGGGCGGCTGGAACAGCACGCGCAGCCCGGAGGGCCACCTCGCCCTCGCCCGCATCGCCGTCGACCTGCCGTCCGAGGCGAACGACGTCTTCAGCCTCACGGTCAAGAAGGACGGCGTGAGCGTCACCCCGGCCTTCGCCCGCGGCCTGGAGCAGGCCGTGGACAGCGCAGGGAACGACTTCGCGTCCTACGTCAAGGAGGCGGAGGCGACCTACCGCGAAGCGGCCCGGCGCGCCACCGAACCCCAGCGCAAGGCGGTCCTCCCCGCAGGCAAGGGCCTCGACCCCCGGCTGAAGCGCACGCTGCGCGACGAGCTGCCCGAGCTGGAGGGCGAGGACCCGATCACGTTCCGCTGGGACAGCCTGCGCTCCGACGTGTTCTTCGAACTCGACCGCGAGGAACGGGTGGTGAAGCTCAACAAGGAGTACCGCCAGGTCTTCAACGGCGGACGCCGGGGCGGTCTGAACGATGCCCCGGTGGTCAAGAGCATGCTCTACCTCATGGTCAACGAGATCTTCCAGAAGGAACGGGTCCGGGCCACCCACATCGACAACATCGCCCTGTGGAACAGCGTCCTCGTGACGGCCGCGCGCTGCGAACTCGCGCGCTGA
- a CDS encoding DUF6412 domain-containing protein, producing MKDANVLRRAFARLLRPAGLLVLFLTEVLLAEGGSLSAAVALAATAAAGSALLACSVISARCASPVPRTRVRTAIRDREQRTAFLPQRDPDARGRTRPRAPGHALLTAAA from the coding sequence GTGAAGGACGCCAACGTCCTGCGCCGCGCCTTCGCCCGGTTGCTCCGGCCCGCCGGACTCCTCGTCCTCTTCCTCACCGAGGTTCTCCTCGCCGAGGGCGGCAGCCTCTCCGCTGCCGTCGCGCTCGCCGCCACCGCGGCCGCCGGCTCCGCGCTCCTCGCCTGCTCCGTCATCAGCGCCCGCTGCGCGTCCCCGGTGCCCCGCACCCGGGTCCGTACGGCCATCAGGGACCGGGAGCAACGCACCGCGTTCCTCCCGCAACGCGACCCCGACGCCCGGGGCCGCACCAGGCCCCGAGCACCCGGGCACGCCCTCCTGACGGCCGCCGCGTAG